The window TATTTTTTATCTTTAAAATTAAACTAAAACTAACTATTTAATCCTAAAATCTGAATTTAACTAGAAAAATATACATTTTTTAACCTTAATAATAAATATTAAAAAAAATACATTATAATATCAACCAATTATAACTAAAAAAAATAGGTGAAAAAAAAATATAATAATAAAAAAAATAAAAGTAGTGCAAAGAAAGAATTTAAAAGAAAGAACTATTTTTAGAAAAAATTTTTTATATATTCAAAATTAATGAGGAATTACTAATGATAAGTTTAGTAGGAATAGGTTCAAAAAGAGAACTAATAACACTTAAAGCTGTAGATGTAATACGAGATGCGGATGTAATAATAGCATATAGTCCATACCTTGATCACATAGAAGATCTACTTGAAGGAAAAGAAGTATATCGTCGTGGAATGGGAGATGAAATGGATCGTGTAGAACTTGCAATAGAAAAAGAAAAAGAAGGAAATAAAGTTGCAATCATAAGCTCAGGAGATCCTGGAATATATGGAATGGCAAATGTATACTTCCAAATAATAGATAAATATAGTGATCTTGAATTTGAAGTAATACCAGGAGTAACAGCAGCAACTTATGCTGCAAGTGCACTTGGAGCACCATTACATGATCTTGCAATAATAAGTTTAAGTAATCTTCTAACACCACTTGATGAAATTGAACGTAAAATAGAACATGCAGCAGTTGCTGATATGATTATTGCATTTTATAATCCAAAAAGTAAAACTAGAACAGAGCCATTTGAACGTGCATGTGAAATATTAAATGAAAATCGTAACCCTGAAGTACCTGTTGGAATTGTAAAAACAGAAGGTGAAGATACAATAGTAGAACTATGCAAACTTAAAGATCTTAAAGATCAAGATATTCACATGACAACTACAATAATTGTTGGAAATTCACTTACATATGTAAAAAAAGGTAAAATGATAACACCACGTGGATATAAAATAAATGCTACACTTCCACCACAAACAGAGGAATTCTATGATAGATTCTTTAATGGTGATATACAAATAGGTCCTAACCTTGAATGTGAATACTTCGCATGTCATAATGGTGAGGAAAGTTGTACATTCTGTTATTGTCCATTCTATCCATGTGGAGATGGTTCAACAAATGGTTCATGGATAACAGATAAAAATGTATGGAACTGTAAAGATTGTAACTGGATACATAAAGATGTTGTAGTAGATGAAGTTCTTCCATATGTAAAAGAAAATATTAAATGTATGGATGACTTTGATCGTAAGAAGAAAGATTTACTAAAACTAAGACGATCTGTAATATATAAAACACGTAATGCTGAATATAATCGTTGTTTTGATGATGAAGAATAACTTATTTTTTTTTCATTTTTCAGATGTTAATTCCCCACCCACTTTTTTTTTATAGTAATATTTTTTTTAGACTCTTATTAAACGTATGTTGCAAGTGTATAATTTACTCATATATTGCAAGTGTAAATGAGTTATTAAGTTTATTTTTTTTTTATAAGAAATAGTAAAATTTAGGTAAAAATAATTTAATTTTAAAATCAAAGAAGATTTTTGGGTGGTGAGTAAAAAGGGGGGTTTAATAGAATGTTAGTTTTTAAACATTTACATTAAAGTTATGGCTTTCTAATTTAGTGTAAGAGGTTTTGTCTATTTTTAATTAAAATAATAATATTGAATATGATAGTAATCATAACTAAGAGTAATGACTGTAAAATTATTTTCCTATCATACTAATTATTATTTTTTAAAGGACCGTTAGATTAATATTAGTTATTTTTAGAATATGATGATGTAAGATCATATAAGTTATATGAACATTCAGGTTTTATATCATATTTAGAAATAATATCCTTTTTTATTGATGTTATCGGTCTTTTTTTTTGTTGATTATATTCTTCCTTAGTAATTAACATCTGGAAATACTTTTTTGGAATCTTATATATTTTAAAGCTTCCATTGAATTCTATGTCACAATAGAAGTCAATAAAGTACAGTTCGTCCCAACTTAGGTTAGGATCAAACGATGTTATATCTTCTTTGACATTAGTTGAAATAATTTCAATTGTTTTTTGCGTTAGTGGGTTATAACAATCAAAATCTTTATAGGCTTTGCTTATGTTTTTTATATTGTTACATCTCCAACAATTATTAACTAGACAAAAAAGAAGTTCACTAAATTCTGACAGACAGACTCTTCCACATTTGAATTCATCTAATAGTTCAATTAAGTCAAACCATTTTTCGTAAATTTGAATGAAATAATCTAAATCAGATGGTTCAGGTATGGTTACATCTGCCAGGTAACTTTTATTATCTACCATAATTTCATGCTGTTTTACTAACATATATACTACTCTTCATTGTGTTAATATATAATGCTATTTAGAATATAAAAGTCATTTTAAATATTTATAATTTTTTCATTAAAGTATCATTTATTTATTGATTATGGGATGATACTAAAAATGATTAAATTTATTATAATGATAATTTTATATTCTAATGATAATTTATGTTTTTTAGTAAATATAATAATATCTATAAAAAAACTTAAAAGTATATGGAATAAAAATCTACTTTATTTTAAAAAGTTTTTAAAAAAAATAAAATGTTAGAGGGAGGTTATGATGTTAAACTTATAATTCAACGTTCATACTTGCTTCATATACAGTTACAGCACGACCTTCCATTGTAGCTGTAAGGTAATCATCATGATCTGTAATTGTAATATCAAGATCTCCACCTGAAAGATGTGCATGTACATGATCAGCTAATAATCCTGTTTTATATCCTAGAAGTACACAAGTGGTTGTTCCAGTTCCACATGCATAGGTAAATCCTGCTCCACGTTCCCATGTTAGAATGTTTATTTCATCAGGTGTTATAATATTTACAAAGTGTACATTAACTTTTTCTGGGAATGCTTCATGTGTTTCAATACGTGGACCATAGAAGTCTAAGTCTATATCATCAATGTTTACATCAGTAAAACATACTGCATGTGGGTTTCCTACACTTGCAGCATTCATGATAACTGTTTCATCTTCTACTACTATTTCTTCATTGATAAATTCATCAGTATTACCACTAGGAGCAATTGCTGGAATATCTTCAGGTTTAAAGTATCCTCGTCCCATGTCTATTTGAATACTTGTAACTTCATCATTTTCATCTACAGTAAGTCTTGCTTCTTTTATATCTTCCATGGTTTCAATTTGCATGGTTGTTTTTTTAACTATGTCATTATCATATACATATTTTGCAAGACATCTGATACCATTTCCACACATTTCAGCTTCACTTCCATCACTGTTAAATATACGGAATTTAACATCTGCTTTGTCTGATTTACATGCGAATATTACACCATCAGCTCCCACATTGAATCTACGTGTACAGATAGTATCAGATAATGGTGTTTTCATATCTTCATCAATAACTGTTTCTTTTGTTTCATTTATTACTATGTAGTCATTTCCTAGTGCATGCATTTTTGTAAATTGTATTTCTTTATTCATTTTAATAACCTTATTGGGACAACTTGACCATTAAATAGGTCGCTGAAATTTTCTCGTCTACGTATTACATCTACTTGTTCTTTATTTACCATCACTTCTGCTGGTCTTGGTCTTGAGTTGTACTGGGATGCCATACTAAAAGCATATGCTCCAGCATTAAGAATTGCAAGTAGATCTCCTTCTTTAAGTTCTGGCATTGGTCTATCTCGTGCAAATAGATCTCCTGATTCACATAGATCTCCTGCTATGTCTATTTGTTGTGTATCTGCTGCATTCATGTTGTTTGCTACTACTATATGATGGTATGATCCATACATTGTTGGTCTTAGTAGTGTTCCAAATCCACAGTCAACACCTGCAAATTTACGATAGCTTTCTTTAATTGTGTTAACACGTGTAAGTAGAACTTCTGCATTTCCTACTATGAAACGTCCTGGTTCAACATACATTTCTGGTCTTCCCATATCATATTCATCAAGTTTTTCTGTGAAGAGATTTATGATATCTGTTGTGAATTTTTCAAGATCTAATGGTTCTTCTGAAGGTTCATATGGTATTCCAAATCCTCCACCAAAGTCTAGGAATTTAAAGTCTACTCCTACATCTGTATGTACTTTTCCTGCTATGTTCATCATAGTTTCTACAGCTAGCATGAATGGTTCTGATTCTAGAATTTCAGATCCAATGTGTGAGTGCATTCCAACAGGTTTAAATCCAAGATCTATTGCTTTTTGATATACTTCTACTGCTTCATCTTCACGAATTCCAAATTTACTTTTTGGACCTCCAGTAATACAGTGTTCATGATGTCCTGCTTCTACCATTGGATTTACACGAATTGATATTTCTTTACCTTCTGTACCTTCGATTTTACTTAATCTTTCTAGTGCTGATATACTATCAAGATTTATCATTACACCTGCTTTGTGTGCATATTCTAGTTCTTCATTAGTTACATTGTTTCCTGTAAATACTATGCGTTCTGGTGTAAATCCTGCAAGAAGTGCTGTGTATATTTCACCAGGTGAAACTGCATCAATGTAGCTTCCTTCTTCTTCAAGAATTCTTAGTACAGCAAGTGATGTGTTTGCTTTTGCAGCGTAGCACATGTGTAATTTTGAGTATTTTTCACTAAATGCATTGTATAGTTTTTGGTAATTGTTTCGTACTTTTTGTTCATCTATTACATATAGTGGTGTTCCATATTTTTCTGCAATATCATTTGCATCAACATCACCAATATATAAGTGGTCATGTTCTACTTTTAGGTTGAATTTATCGTTTATGTTTATCATTATTATCAAAATCCAAATTTTAATTCAAAAATATTAAATGGTTTTATATTTAATTCATATAATTTGTTTTAAAAAAAAATATTCATATCTTTTAAAGTAACATAGAGCAAGAAAATTCTTAATGTTTTTTTTTATTAGATTTTGCCTTCACTACTTCTATTGATTAAAAAAAAAGTTCTTTTTTATAACTATGATTTTTATTATTTATAAATTTTATTGAAAATTTAGGCTTAACGAAAAATTTAATAAAAAATAGTAGTATTATATTTGGTAAGTTAAAATAAGTTATTATCTCAAAAAAAATAGCTTTAAATTTATCTTTAAAAGTACGAGCCCGGGGGGATTTGAACCCCCGATCTTGGGATCCGAAGTCCCACGTCATAATCCTGGCTAGACTACGAGCCCACTTTTATATTAATATATATTATAACTTCTACTATATTATACTTTTTATTATATTTTTTAATAAATATGGATAAAAATGTGTTATGTCCATAAAATTTATTTATATTTTTATATAAAGATAACTATATAATAAATAAATTATTTTTTCATAAAAAGAAAGATATAAAAAAAACATTTACAATTTTATTTTTTTTAACTAAATTTAATTTTTTATACTCAAGAAAAATATATGATAATAAAAATCCAGAAAAAGCAGATGTTTTTTATCTTAATATTAATATAACCTAACGTTTTAGTATGAAAAAAAGGGGAATTAATTAAAAAATTTTTCTTAAAAAAAAGGGGATGTATATAATATTTGAAAAATCATATAATCTGGATAAAAAAAAATAAAAAAGGAGCGTAAAACATGAGAAGTGACAATGTAAAAAAAGGATTAAACCGAACATCACACAGATCACTACTAAGAGCATGTGGACTAGATGATGATGATATGAAAAAACCATTCATAGGAATAGCAAACAGTTACACAGATGTAGTACCAGGACACATGCACCTAAAAGACTTAGTGGAAGTTGTAAAAGAAGAAGTACTAAAAAATGGTGGAATACCATTTGAATTTGACACAATGGCAGTATGTGATGGAATAGCAATGAACCATGAAGGAATGAGATACTCACTACCATCACGTGAAATAATAGCAAACACAGTAGAAAGTATGGCAATGGCACATCAATTTGATGCACTAATACTAATGCCAACATGTGATAAAGTAGTACCGGGAATGCTCATGGCAGCAGCAAGACTAAACATACCAGCAATAGTAATAACTGGTGGACCTATGATGCCAGGAAAACTAAATGGTGAAGTTATAGACTTCATTAACGTAACTGAAGCTGTAGGTGCAGTACAATCAGGTAAAATGTCAGAAGAAGAATTATATGAACTTGAATGTGCAGCATGTCCAGGACCTGGATCATGTGCAGGACTTTTCACAGCAAACACAATGGCATGTCTAACTGAAACACTTGGAATGAGTCTTCCAGGATGTGCAACAGCACACGCTGTAAGTGATCATAAAGTAGAAGTAGCACGTCAATCAGCAAAACAAATCTTCAAATTACTTGAAGATGACATAAAACCATCAGATATACTAACACAAGAAGCATTTGAAAATGCAATAATAGTAGATCTAGCATTAGGTGGATCAACCAACACAACACTACACATACCAGCAATAGCAAAT of the Methanosphaera cuniculi genome contains:
- the cobJ gene encoding precorrin-3B C(17)-methyltransferase; its protein translation is MISLVGIGSKRELITLKAVDVIRDADVIIAYSPYLDHIEDLLEGKEVYRRGMGDEMDRVELAIEKEKEGNKVAIISSGDPGIYGMANVYFQIIDKYSDLEFEVIPGVTAATYAASALGAPLHDLAIISLSNLLTPLDEIERKIEHAAVADMIIAFYNPKSKTRTEPFERACEILNENRNPEVPVGIVKTEGEDTIVELCKLKDLKDQDIHMTTTIIVGNSLTYVKKGKMITPRGYKINATLPPQTEEFYDRFFNGDIQIGPNLECEYFACHNGEESCTFCYCPFYPCGDGSTNGSWITDKNVWNCKDCNWIHKDVVVDEVLPYVKENIKCMDDFDRKKKDLLKLRRSVIYKTRNAEYNRCFDDEE
- a CDS encoding Bsp6I family type II restriction endonuclease, coding for MLVKQHEIMVDNKSYLADVTIPEPSDLDYFIQIYEKWFDLIELLDEFKCGRVCLSEFSELLFCLVNNCWRCNNIKNISKAYKDFDCYNPLTQKTIEIISTNVKEDITSFDPNLSWDELYFIDFYCDIEFNGSFKIYKIPKKYFQMLITKEEYNQQKKRPITSIKKDIISKYDIKPECSYNLYDLTSSYSKNN
- the dapF gene encoding diaminopimelate epimerase, translated to MNKEIQFTKMHALGNDYIVINETKETVIDEDMKTPLSDTICTRRFNVGADGVIFACKSDKADVKFRIFNSDGSEAEMCGNGIRCLAKYVYDNDIVKKTTMQIETMEDIKEARLTVDENDEVTSIQIDMGRGYFKPEDIPAIAPSGNTDEFINEEIVVEDETVIMNAASVGNPHAVCFTDVNIDDIDLDFYGPRIETHEAFPEKVNVHFVNIITPDEINILTWERGAGFTYACGTGTTTCVLLGYKTGLLADHVHAHLSGGDLDITITDHDDYLTATMEGRAVTVYEASMNVEL
- the lysA gene encoding diaminopimelate decarboxylase; the encoded protein is MIIMININDKFNLKVEHDHLYIGDVDANDIAEKYGTPLYVIDEQKVRNNYQKLYNAFSEKYSKLHMCYAAKANTSLAVLRILEEEGSYIDAVSPGEIYTALLAGFTPERIVFTGNNVTNEELEYAHKAGVMINLDSISALERLSKIEGTEGKEISIRVNPMVEAGHHEHCITGGPKSKFGIREDEAVEVYQKAIDLGFKPVGMHSHIGSEILESEPFMLAVETMMNIAGKVHTDVGVDFKFLDFGGGFGIPYEPSEEPLDLEKFTTDIINLFTEKLDEYDMGRPEMYVEPGRFIVGNAEVLLTRVNTIKESYRKFAGVDCGFGTLLRPTMYGSYHHIVVANNMNAADTQQIDIAGDLCESGDLFARDRPMPELKEGDLLAILNAGAYAFSMASQYNSRPRPAEVMVNKEQVDVIRRRENFSDLFNGQVVPIRLLK
- the ilvD gene encoding dihydroxy-acid dehydratase, with amino-acid sequence MRSDNVKKGLNRTSHRSLLRACGLDDDDMKKPFIGIANSYTDVVPGHMHLKDLVEVVKEEVLKNGGIPFEFDTMAVCDGIAMNHEGMRYSLPSREIIANTVESMAMAHQFDALILMPTCDKVVPGMLMAAARLNIPAIVITGGPMMPGKLNGEVIDFINVTEAVGAVQSGKMSEEELYELECAACPGPGSCAGLFTANTMACLTETLGMSLPGCATAHAVSDHKVEVARQSAKQIFKLLEDDIKPSDILTQEAFENAIIVDLALGGSTNTTLHIPAIANEVDDVDVTIDLFDKLSHQIPYICSIRPGGHNHMIDVENAGGIPGVMKNLESLMHTDCMTVTAETVKENLEDVCDVNYDVIHTIEEPVRDEGGIAVLYGNVAPNGCVIKQGAVNEDMLVHSGPCKVFNSEEEAVVAIENDEIIDGDVVVIRYEGPKGGPGMREMLNPTAAIMGRELFHVALITDGRFSGGSRGPCVGHISPEAAAGGPIGAIKDGDIVSINVPERTINLEVDDAEIQERLKDVKPVERNLKGWLRQYQQLATSADKGAVLK